ATAGATGAAACTCGTCATAGAAAACAATATCGTTGTGAATCAACGAGGGACGGTCAAGATCCTCCCCGAAGACCTCGACGACGTCTGGTTTGTTTTCAATCTCATCTCCCCCGGTGACGTCATCATCGCCGCCACCACCCGCAGCGTCAAATACAGCTCCCGCATGAAGGTCATTCACGAAATCTCGATCACAGCCGTGGACTACCACAAGGACTCGTCCACCCTGAGCGTGCAGGGCACGACCCTCACCACCAACTAGCACGTCAAGAAGGGACAAGGTCTCGGTCGAGAAACTGCGCCAAGGGTTCAAAAAGTTCTGCTACAGCCAACAAGACTCGCACAACTGTTCTTGGTGGGGCCCAGGCAGACCAAGACTCTGCGCCAAGGTGGAAACTCACTCCAACCCTAACAAGTACTTCGGGAACATTTTCCAGGCTTTCGTGAAGCACGTTGATCTGAGCGTCGTACGGTGCGTCGTAATAGGGAGTCAGGGAAACGCGAAGGACGAGTTCCGTCGTTTTATGATTGCGGAGGCGAATAGGTTGAAGGTCAAGTCAGTAGAGAACAACAAGCAACGCATTGTCGTTTTTAACACGAGGAGCAAAGGGAAAGACGGGAACAGTAGTTTGCTTGAGGTTTTGCATGACAGTACCGTGATGAACTTGGTCAGAGACACCAAGGCTGTGATGGAGATCAAGGCTTTTAAGGAGTTTTCGGATTTGCCAACAACGGATTTGGACCGAGTGTGTTATGATACCAAGAATGTGGAGATGGCGCATGAGTTGAAGGCCATTGAAACGCTATTGATTACCGATGACTTGTATGAGAGTGTAGAGATTGAGACGAGGTATAAGTACAGAGGGTTTGTGGAGTCGGAGAAAAAGACAGGAGGGAAGGCGTTTGAGTTTTCGTCCGAGCATGTATCCAGCTAGGGAGGAGCTAGCTAATATGAGCGGCATTGCGGTAATTCTGAGGTTTCCACTGCCTGATCTTAATGAAATGGTTTCTTAAATCCCTCAGTACTGTATAGGCTTTCATTTTTGTTTAATCTGTTTGTAATCGACaattttgttagtttagtgGCATGAGACCTTGAGGGAATGCAACATATGCGCTTCCCCtcgaagaagaaaggaaaaaaaaattgatttatttgcTTGTTATTATATCGGGTGTGCACCGTACCAGTAGCCATCACTCTTCCCTGCACCGCACATCCTCCACCAAAGATGCAGGAGAAGGCATGTGAGGGAAGAACAATATGTTTTAGTTTATAATTCAACAGAAGCAGAAACAAATCAAGGCAGACAAGTTAGATCAGAATCCATATGGCACAGCAAATCAATAATGATAATTCAGAAATCAACAGAACCAGAAAGGCAGACAGGTACAGTCATAACACATATGGCACAATAATGGATAATTTAAAGATCTTCGCCCTGTTTTGTTATGCAAGGGTAACATTTACAGAACTAGACAACAAACCCATCAAATCCCCATAGATCTATAAATATAATCAAATGAGAATTAcaaatcaaaatctttgcaagaTCTGATAAATGCTCTCTGCTGCGTTGCCGCCAACTATTCTATTAGCCCCAAAACTGGTTGCACTGAAAACTGTATAGGTCATTATGGACTTACAGTAAGCCAGCTGTTTTAAGAGCCCCTTCAAAAGCCTCATCAGTATTTTTAACCTGGAGAAAGCAAGAAGAAAGCAATCAGACTAGTTTAAAGTTCTCCCCAATAATCTAACCTCTAACAAGTACAGAGCAGAAACAATTTTGGAACTTCTGAAAACCTCTCACAACCTGATGTATACAATTAGACGCTTCCAAAAGGCAGAATTTATGTAGGATAAGGTGCAAGAATAGTTACCTCTGGTACTTTGATGTCAAAATACTGCTCAATTTTTGACATGACCAACTCGTCATTATCATCGCAAATCAAGTTAAACACAGCTCCTGCAGAATTACATATGTATACACCACTTGGTCAATGTCTCCATTTATAAATATCAATGCAATATCTTTATACTACAAAAAATTGTCTCAAGGAAAAGCATGATCAATGCAAATGGGATTAATTGGATAGTTACAGCTCTTCTAAAGAGATGCTTTGGAGCACTGGTGTTTAGAGTGATGAACATGTACCATATAACATACAGCATCTCCCTAAAAATAAGTTTCTATCGCAATTCTTAACAACTGCCAATCCAACCAGCACATCAGCCAAGTGAGTTGGATCTATTAACCACAAATGCAATCCATAAATGCAAACAATAAACCCATTTGCAAAAGATCAACCTCAAGACGAGAAGATTGAACTAAGCTCAGCAGGATTGACAAGAGCCATGACTGGTTCCCAATGAGTGATTAGTGGGAGCTGATGACTGAGTAGATATAGCAAAATCAGCCACTAGCACTACTCAACAATTTAAAGCACCCCTCTACAAGTTATTGAGGTCATAATGTGCTTCCTGTAGAAGCAGGTTTTCAAACAACAGGACCAACTTAAAAAGTCATTGTCCCaccagaaaaaagaacaaaaggaaaataaaaaatattcatACGCAGTGCTGAAGAGACTGCCTCCCGTTAAAGTACCAACTCCTCCACGCTCTCAATTTGTGATATTCACATCCAAACGGGTGAAAAATGAGAAGTGCATGGGCATTGCCAATTATGCAAATACCCCTTGCATAATACAGGAAATTTCAGAGATGTACTCCATATAAGTGCTTGCTCTACATCCTTAAATAATTGTGTTTTAAGTCAAAAtagtattctttttctttttttccttttttttttcctttttcggtGTTGCAGTCCCAATATATGGAAAGGGACAGAatagaaaatataaatggaaaagTCCATACGACAAATACAGGAATCAGAAACTTACCCTTGCGACCAAAACGCCCTGCCCTGCCAATTCTATGCAGGTACACCTCATAATCAGGTTCTACAGGTTGTGACCGGGGACCAGGTGAATATTTGACCGGAAGATCATAATTGACAACACAGTTAACCTACAAAAGGTATCATGTCAGCATGTAAATCTTGTGAGGCATATAAgctagaagagaaaaagaatggaGACAAAACCAGCACCTGCTGTTGGTCAAAGCCTCTGGCAAGTACATCAGTTGATATGAGAACTTGGGTTAAACCATCTTTAAACTCTTTGATTATTTTGTCTCTGTCCTCGGTGTTGAGGGCACCTTGAATAGCAGTAACAGCATAACCATCATCAGAAAGTTGTTGATACAACATTCTTGCGCTATTTTTTGTCCGAACAAATATAATCCTCTGTCCTAATTTTTCTCCCAGGTCAAAAATTTTGGTCTTGATAACCTCAATCTTGCTCAGTTCATCAGGACAGTACACCTTGTACTGCTTAACACCCTCCAAAGATAGCTCTTCTTTCTTGACAAAAAGTTGATTGTTACCACGTTTCACAACCCTTGAGACAAAATTTGTGACTCTTTCATTAAATGTAGCTGAAAACAGAAGAACCTGAAAAGAAATACAATAAGAAAGTATTCAGCCACCACTCCATACAACTCTATGCATTCATACTATATCCACAGATGTAAATAATGTAATACACAAAACATTCCCAGTTCAAGCAGCGGTAAATTCTTACACCATTAACATTCCTTTATGTCCACTACCAAGAATAATAATGTTCATTTTAATACCAAGGTACACCATTAACATTCCTTTATGTCCACTACCAAGAATAATAATGTTCATTTTAATACCAAGGTACACCATTAACAATCCTTTATGTCCACTACCAAGAATAATAATGTTTATTTTAATACCAAGGTGATCTAATCATGGCATTAAAATGTTTAATCTTATCGAGTATTCAAGAAGTAACAGTACAGATAGTTTATCACAAAACTCTCATTTAAGAACTTATACTTCCTAGCCTAACTTTGATTATTATCCTCAAACAATTAATGATGAATGAAATGGGAAGCAATGCCAACACTTATTTTCTTGAACCTTAAAAAAGAGGTGATCTCACTGACAGATATTGAAATAGATTATGTAAATCATGCAACAAACTTTTAAGTGCAATGGAAGTTCAAACTTAGGTTCACAAACCTGGCAGTTAGGGCTAACTTTTTCTGTGTCCCTCTTTATCCTTAAGGAATCATCTTGGAAGCCATCCTGCACAGAAATATATAGGTAGTCAACAAATATTACAGAAAAAAGCATCAGTTTTTTTGAATGAATTCTTAtcagcaatcaatcaaatgcaaTATCTGCGGCATCACTTATGGCTTAAAAGATCAAACAATGAGGATGCTTAAAATCATGAACAGAAGAAGCTCGACAGTGTTAAACAGTGAGCAAAGACCTAAGATCAATTGTCCCAAAGGCTAATTCTGTTGTGTACAACAGTTGACATTTCACTACAACCTAATAGAACAtgcaataaatcaataaaacaGCTTACCTCAGCCAGCATGTGATCAGCCTCATCGAAAACAAGGACCTTCACGCGGCTTACACCCAGCTTTTTCGTCGACATCCATCTCTTGATAGTACCAGGAGTTCCAATCACAATTTGTGCCGTAACTGGCGCCCGGAAGCTAGGCGAAGGTGCATTCCTCTCCCTATCTGCAGGGACGGCACACTCCGAAGTAACCCCAGTGTATTTCCCCATTTTCTGAAGAACCTCCATATTCTGCCACATTCAAAACAATTATCTCAGACCCTAAAAAGCTCCCAACTTCATTCAATTCGCATCACAAGTAAACAGCTTTGTTCGAAAACTCAACCTGAATAGCCAACTCTCTGGTGGGACAAATGCAGAGAGCCTGAGGAGCTTTCACATTGGGATCAACACGGCCGAGCATACCAAGCACGAAACAGGTCGTCTTCCCGGAACCATTATGGGCCTGAGCAACCAGATCTTTGTACGGGGGAGTCAAAATCATAGGCAAAGTGATCGCCTGGATTTTACTGGGCTTCTTGAAGCCCATCTCTACATACAAACCCTTGAGCACCGCCTCCGGTAGATTCAGGTCCTCGAAAGTACTCGCCGACGTGTACGGCGTGTCGCCGGCCGTAACCTGAATCCAATTCAATCCCCAAATTAAGTAAGAatctaaaccctaatttctatCAAATCCAACAAATTGAGAAtagaagtgagagagagagagagagagtacggCGCTGATATTAGAGTCTTCAGGATCGTCGAGGAACTTGTTCTCAGTGATCTTCAATGCGGCGACTTCGAGCTCCGGCTGGTCTGAAGTAGACGGAGGAGCTTCGGTTTTCTCCGGCTCCTCCGGCGGATCATCCTCTTCGTCGGCCCAGCATTTAATCACGGGCTTCGCCGGGGGCGGAGGAGGTGCACTGGTGACAGagtcggtggaggaagaagtgtcGACTGGTGGCGTCGTTGTGGAGGCGGCGGCAGTGTCAGTCTCAGCCATATCGCGCGGTAAAAGATGAAGTTTGGATCGGTGGAGTCGCGGACGGGTTAAAGCTTTTGAGGTCTCTGGAAGGGTCTGAGGTTTTATATAAACCCGGGTTTAGCTTAATTAGGCGGTTTAGCTTAGTACCGACGCAGTAAAACAGTGTTGGGCCTTCGACTtgccccttcgtaatcaaactccaaaaagaaaaaactattcTTTTTCCATTTGGACGAATTATTCTTGATTCGAATTCGGTACTTTCTATTTACGAAGTGAAGACTTTATATCACTAAATTAAATGGTTGAATGCGATAAAAAAAACTTTGTTTTCTAGAAACAAATCCAATGTAGTTCAATGTGATTACTTATGAAAAAATGTTTACTTATTTAGAAtcagtattttttattttattttttacttttatttaaaagaggatcaaatgatGGTTGAATCAGATTCTGCTGTTCTTATTACTCTTCTCCAAAGCATAGACCCACAAGACTCTTTTGCAGTCTTTTGATTATTACATAATCAACCACATATATAGAGAAAGAAATATGGTCGATGACTTGTTGGCTAAGAGAAGCACTGATCAAGAGTTGACTATCCTCCAATCGTTGTTGTCCAAACAGTGCTGGATGACATGGATGGCGTTGCTAGGCCTAGAAACTTTGTAACAGCCTTGGCTGGTtagcttttctttgtttttgttgcttGGGCCTTTGGGCcctttttactcaaaaaaaaaaatattcacttctactcccatggtgactcgaacccatgacttcatcattaggtagtgggtgctctaaccactgagctaacaccacttatGAATCAATATGAGGATAGGACTTATGAATCATTTGTTATAATTGATTTTCTCTATGTTTACTAATACAAAAGGAAATTTGCATGCATAGGTTAGACTACAAAAAGTACAAATTTTCTTCATTCTTTTACGATGAGTTTGGATGAATCATTTTCAATATCCatagaaatttaaaattgaagAGAATTACGACTCCATCAACGTAAGTATCATTAAATTGATAATTCTATTGTTTGGATGTCATTATATAGAATTTAAGTGACGCAAATTACAAATTCTTCTGTTTGGATTGGTGATCAAGTGTGTTTgggcaaggaaaaaaaatggaatttaaataaaaatgcttaggatgtgttgttttttttttaatgggtaTTTCATAATTATTAATTTACATGTTATTTTTAATGGGTATTTcataattattaatttatatGTTATCCAGGCCCTAAAAGATTCCTAAAGAAATTACTATTTTATGCATTTAGTAAGATTATTATGCTAGTAGACAGACCTGTGTTcactagaaaatagctattttCGATGTTGCCTCCAATTCAAAACTCATGCCTACGAAATATATGAGAATCTCATTACTATTAGAACGAGAATCTCATAACCACTAGAACGAGAATCCCATTACTAATAGAATAAATGTAGAGTTTCATTCAGATGCTATTAACTCTATTATAAATATCAACATTCACTTCTTGAAAATCTCATTCATCAATACTTgtatctttctcttattttcattcacatatattttcttttcattttcctctCAAGAATGTGAACACAAATGCTAGGTTCGTGGTCGGTGTGGTTGGGAGTGTCATCTTTGGTGGGCTATTTTCTTCCGCATTCCTTGTTCATACAAATATGGAGAAAAAAAGATGTTGAAACTTTCGATCCAAACCTTACCTTACAACTGTGTTGAATTGTTTGTTATGAGTTACTACGGATTGCCATTTGTTAA
Above is a genomic segment from Rosa chinensis cultivar Old Blush chromosome 3, RchiOBHm-V2, whole genome shotgun sequence containing:
- the LOC112193245 gene encoding DEAD-box ATP-dependent RNA helicase 38 gives rise to the protein MAETDTAAASTTTPPVDTSSSTDSVTSAPPPPPAKPVIKCWADEEDDPPEEPEKTEAPPSTSDQPELEVAALKITENKFLDDPEDSNISAVTAGDTPYTSASTFEDLNLPEAVLKGLYVEMGFKKPSKIQAITLPMILTPPYKDLVAQAHNGSGKTTCFVLGMLGRVDPNVKAPQALCICPTRELAIQNMEVLQKMGKYTGVTSECAVPADRERNAPSPSFRAPVTAQIVIGTPGTIKRWMSTKKLGVSRVKVLVFDEADHMLAEDGFQDDSLRIKRDTEKVSPNCQVLLFSATFNERVTNFVSRVVKRGNNQLFVKKEELSLEGVKQYKVYCPDELSKIEVIKTKIFDLGEKLGQRIIFVRTKNSARMLYQQLSDDGYAVTAIQGALNTEDRDKIIKEFKDGLTQVLISTDVLARGFDQQQVNCVVNYDLPVKYSPGPRSQPVEPDYEVYLHRIGRAGRFGRKGAVFNLICDDNDELVMSKIEQYFDIKVPEVKNTDEAFEGALKTAGLL
- the LOC112194202 gene encoding protein PELOTA 1, with the protein product MKLVIENNIVVNQRGTVKILPEDLDDVWFVFNLISPGDVIIAATTRSVKYSSRMKVIHEISITAVDYHKDSSTLSVQGRPRLCAKVETHSNPNKYFGNIFQAFVKHVDLSVVRCVVIGSQGNAKDEFRRFMIAEANRLKVKSVENNKQRIVVFNTRSKGKDGNSSLLEVLHDSTVMNLVRDTKAVMEIKAFKEFSDLPTTDLDRVCYDTKNVEMAHELKAIETLLITDDLYESVEIETRYKYRGFVESEKKTGGKAFEFSSEHVSS